In Nitrospira sp. MA-1, the genomic window TGAGCTCAGCCAGCGCAAACATTTGCTCAGATGTGATATCACCCGAGGGGAGTCTCACCGCCGCTGTTCTAAATCCTGTCTGGCGTTGAGTGATCACATTTGTCGCGCACCAATGATCGTACGCTTCTTGAGATGCGGGATCTCCATTGATGGATGAGCCCTGCAGTTGGCTGTGTCCATTGCCTTGGTGGGATGTGCCGTTTCCGGGTTTCGTCGGCATTATTAAGGGAGGATCATCAGGATACGGGGCCGTTTCCAATCCAAATTTGGTGGCGCCGGATTGCAACATGGCATCGTAGGTCTCTTTCCATCGTTTGGAAAATTCCTCGAACCCTAGCTTGTCAACGACAAATTTCATGCGGGCTTTGCTTCGATTTTTCCGATTGCCTAAATTATCAAACACCTTGAGCATGGCCTCGGTGGCGGGAATCAACTCTTCCATGGGAACAAATTCATGTAGCACTTTGGCGAGGCGCGGAGTGGACCCCAACCCGCCTCCGACGACCATTTTGAACCCCGGAACCCCCTCAGAATTGCGAGCAGCCAGAAGCCCGACATCGTGGATGGGGGTTAAGGCGCAGTCTTGCTTGCAGCCGGAAAACGCAATTTTGAACTTGCGAGGGAGGCTTTGGTTGAGCGGGTTTCGTAATAGATGATAGGCCACGGTTTTTGCATACGGTGTCACGTCAAACACTTCGCCAGGACACACCCCTGCCAAGGCACAGGCTGTGACATTTCGCACGGTATTGGCACAGGCTTCCCGGGTGGTGAGTCCAACTTCCGCCAGTTTTCGCATGATGGTGCCAACGTGGCGGAGGGGAACAAAGTGCAGTTGAATGTCCTGCCGCGTGGTGACATGTCCCACGCCGGTCGCGAAGGTATCCGCAATGTCAGCCACTTGGCGTAGTTGATTTGCGTTAAGGCCGCCAAAGGGAATCTTAATCCGGACCATTTGGACATCAGGCTGTCGCTGACCATAAATGCCGTATTGGAGTCGAAACGGTTTAAATACGTCGGATGGAGTGTCACCTGATTGGAGGCGATTCACCTCATCCTCGAATGTTTCTATTTCCTCAAGAATCTCCTGGGGTATCGGAGCCGTGTGAATAGGAGGGTGGCTGGTGACTGGTGAGGTGCTCATGATAATTCTCCAAATCCTGTATTCGGATCAAAATTTTCTATAAGTTGCTGAGATTGCACCGATCTGTTCGACCTTGGTACTGATGAATCTTTTGCCAAAACTAAATATGATACATCACGCAACGCTGGGTTTCGAGCGTTTGATACTGTTCAACCAATTTTTGTAACGAAATGCCCCGAAGGACTGCCTGCTCCGCCTCTTGAACCTGTTGCCAAATATTTGAAAGTAAGACGTTGTGAGCTTGTCGGCTTTCTGAATGACCATTGGCGTGTCCTTGTTGAAGCAATGGTTCTGTCGCCCATCCATTCATTGAATTCACTAAATCCGCCAGGGAAATTTGATTGGGGTGTTGAGCCAGGGTATACCCTCCTTGTGCTCCTCGCAGACTTCTAATAATCCCAGCTTGTTTCAAGTGCTGAAGAATTTGCTCAATAAAACGAGAGGGTATCCCCTGTCGTTGAGCGATGATTTTTGCCTGAAGCGGAATGGATCTGTCCTGTCTTGCTAGCTCGATTGTGGCCAAAATCCCATAGGTGACTTTGATGGGGAACTTGTTCATTTTCAATTCATACTAAAACGATAGGAATAATATGCAATATAAAAGGCGCAGAAAACATTTGTCAAGAACTGTGAGCCGTACTTTTTCTCTCAAAAAATGCATGGGATTAAAAATGGGTATGGACGATTGCCTCCTGGACGGATCTGTCATCAGGAGTCCATGGAATCAATCAAACGAAAAGCTGAACAACAATCGAATGGTCTCTAAATATTGGTGAAAAATGGGCCGATACCTGACTGGGAACGTATTATGAAAAGCAACGGTTGCAACCTTTCGGAGCTGTGAGGACCATTGAGATGAAAGATATTGCTGATCTGCTTGAAGAAGTTCAGTCCATCGTCCAGGCGATGCGGGGAGAGAAGATGATGCTAGAGGAACGACTGAAAAAATTGGAGGATGATGTCTCAACGATGGAGAAAACGAAAGAGGCTATGACTCGCGAACTAAGCGAAACGAAGGAAAAACTGGGACGGGAACTACAAGCTACTAAGAAAAAATTGGACCAGGTGCATCCGGAAATACAAAGTTTGCAAGATGAACTTCAGAATGTCGAAGTACAGAATAATCTTCTGGTTATGGATCTCAAACAAAAAGACGAGGAAATAAAAATATTAGAATTGCGCCTTCAAGGATACACTTCGTTGACTTCTCCCCCTTTTCGAATTGAAGAACCCATCGGTTAAGCCCTAGGGAATGCCTTCCACTTTAAATCCCCTGGCGACGGGATGAGGTCTTTAATTCCGA contains:
- a CDS encoding Rrf2 family transcriptional regulator; translated protein: MNKFPIKVTYGILATIELARQDRSIPLQAKIIAQRQGIPSRFIEQILQHLKQAGIIRSLRGAQGGYTLAQHPNQISLADLVNSMNGWATEPLLQQGHANGHSESRQAHNVLLSNIWQQVQEAEQAVLRGISLQKLVEQYQTLETQRCVMYHI